The Fragaria vesca subsp. vesca linkage group LG2, FraVesHawaii_1.0, whole genome shotgun sequence genome includes a window with the following:
- the LOC101295099 gene encoding nuA4 complex subunit EAF3 homolog has translation MSSQDSRLKKYKRNKKTQLTRTHKMGHSNTHDLDDVITDPSATESDSSATKTDSGIEHGNDDVSSPPSDSCPFSIGEKVLVYHNTRIYDAKVIKTQCKNEWRIFIHYLGWSKTWDEWVRLDRLLKYTEENLEKQKLIIKEEGTDKNPKPSQTSQTKLKSHNGKRGRKRKNDSVVKGAIRMDELVIQMPHPLRKQLVDDCESVTLLGKLVKLPRTPNVDDILKKYLEYRSKTDDLKDHPVEEIVKGLCCYFDNALPVMLLYKNERPQYEKAIADNVSPSSVYGAEHLLRLFVKLPKLLLDANIEEETLEELLRILVDFLEFLHTNQSAFFLSSYHVPEDTEISTNKQED, from the exons ATGTCCAGTCAAGACTCAAGACTCAAGAAGTATAAGAGGAACAAGAAGACACAACTCACCCGAACACACAAAATGGGACATTCCAACACTCATGATCTTGATGATGTCATCACTGACCCTTCTGCTACTGAGTCAGACTCTTCTGCCACCAAGACCGATTCCGGAATCGAACATGGAAACGACGACGTCTCATCTCCGCCCTCTGATTCATGCCCCTTTTCCATTGGAGAGAAGGTCCTCGTTTATCACAACACTCGCATTTACGACGCCAAG GTGATCAAGACTCAATGCAAGAATGAATGGAGGATTTTCATTCATTACCTT GGCTGGAGCAAAAC TTGGGATGAGTGGGTACGCCTGGACCGTTTACTGAAATACACTGAAGAGAATTTGGAGAAACAGAAGCTCATTATAAAGGAAGAGGGAACAGACAAGAATCCAAAGCCATCACAAACATCACAGACTAAACTAAAAAGTCATAATG GGAAAAGAGGCAGGAAGAGAAAGAACGACTCTGTTGTTAAG GGTGCTATACGCATGGACGAACTTGTGATTCAAATGCCACATCCTTTAAGGAAACAATTAGTTGATGATTGTGAATCAGTTACTCTTCTAGGCAAG CTTGTTAAACTTCCCCGCACTCCAAATGTTGATGACATACTGAAGAAGTATCTAGAATACAGATCAAAGACTGATGACTT GAAAGATCATCCAGTTGAAGAAATTGTGAAAGGACTATGTTGCTACTTTGACAATGCACTGCCAGTGATGCTTCTGTACAAAAATGAGCGTCCGCAGTATGAGAAAGCAATTGCAGATAATGTCTCTCCTTCATCTGTATATGGTGCTGAGCATCTATTACGCCTCTTTG TTAAACTGCCCAAGTTATTGCTTGATGCTAATATTGAAGAGGAGACTTTGGAAGAGCTGCTGCGAATATTAGTCGACTTTCTTGA GTTCCTACATACGAACCAGAGTGCATTCTTCCTCTCTTCCTACCATGTACCAGAAGATACTGAAATCAGTACCAACAAACAAGAGGACTGA
- the LOC101294818 gene encoding putative receptor protein kinase ZmPK1-like, translated as MDPRFLILLLSLAITSPTSSSTSDLLSEGSSLSVEKPEDVLVSPGRVFKAGFHQVGNNSYCFAIWFNEPSDSYQNRTIVWMANRDQPVNGKRSKLSLLKTGNVILTDAAQSHVWTTTTSSLSPARLSLHDSGNLVLLDLKTKVVLWQSFDSPTDTLLPLQPFTRTAKLVSTRSQSNFSSGFYKLFFDNDNLMRLLFDGPEISSAYWPNPAYVSWDNARSTYNSTRTAVLDSLGSFASSDNLTFLAADYGAKLQRRLTIDFDGNVRLYSREKPGENWKVTWQAFSDPCVIHGICGANSVCSYDPSSGRKCSCLPGYQMQNHTDWSLGCQPEFQFSYGEGESRFLQLSQVEFYGYDYNEYQNYSYDDCEQRCLELDNCKGFQYTFASGVYKCNPKTQLRSGHSWNTQGYFYLRLPKAHLFSNIDINPMKNLGLSCTEKVVDLEREYVKNRVSKPVRFLLWFACGVGGVEIICIVLVWGLLKSNEDIHGYAVTATGFKRFGYAELKTATRGFSEEIGRGAGGVVYKGVLADQRVAAIKVLYEANQGEAEFLAEASTIGKVNHMNLIEMWGYCSEGKHRILVYEYMEHGSLAQKLASNVLDWEKRFDIAVGTAKGLAYLHEECLEWVLHCDVKPQNILLDSNYQPKVADFGLSKLLNRDELKNSSFSRIRGTRGYIAPEWVYNLPITSKVDVYSYGVVVLEMVTGKNPTMVMEMSDAEQRRLITWVREKLNGTDNITSRMGEIIDPSFEDNYDVEKMEILLTIALHCVEEDKDSRPSMSQVVERLLHHGKDS; from the coding sequence ATGGATCCTCGGTTTCTCATTCTACTTCTCTCTCTGGCCATCACTTCTCCAACTTCATCTTCCACCTCCGACTTATTGAGTGAAGGCTCATCCCTCTCTGTAGAGAAACCAGAAGATGTTCTGGTTTCACCTGGCCGTGTTTTCAAAGCCGGCTTTCATCAAGTTGGCAACAACTCATACTGCTTTGCCATTTGGTTCAACGAACCATCAGACTCGTACCAGAACCGAACCATAGTCTGGATGGCAAATCGTGACCAACCAGTCAACGGGAAGCGCTCAAAGCTTTCCCTCCTCAAAACTGGTAATGTCATCTTAACTGATGCTGCTCAATCCCACGTTTGGACCACAACCACCAGCTCACTCTCCCCTGCACGTTTAAGTCTCCACGACTCCGGTAATCTGGTTCTGCTGGATCTGAAGACCAAGGTTGTCCTATGGCAGAGCTTTGACTCCCCAACTGATACCCTTCTTCCACTCCAACCCTTCACCAGAACCGCAAAACTTGTCTCCACCAGAAGCCAGAGCAACTTCTCCTCTGGCTTCTATAAGCTCTTCTTCGACAATGATAACCTTATGAGGCTACTCTTTGATGGCCCTGAGATTTCTAGTGCCTACTGGCCCAACCCTGCATATGTGAGCTGGGATAATGCAAGGTCTACTTACAACAGCACTAGAACTGCCGTGCTTGATTCCTTAGGCAGTTTTGCATCTTCGGATAATTTGACCTTTCTTGCAGCTGATTATGGTGCAAAGTTGCAGAGAAGGTTGACTATTGATTTTGATGGAAATGTTCGATTGTACAGTCGTGAAAAGCCAGGAGAGAACTGGAAAGTGACATGGCAGGCGTTTTCTGATCCATGTGTGATTCACGGAATTTGTGGAGCTAACAGTGTCTGTAGCTACGATCCTAGTTCTGGTAGGAAATGTTCATGCCTTCCCGGGTATCAGATGCAAAATCATACTGATTGGTCTCTTGGTTGTCAACCGGAATTCCAATTCTCTTATGGAGAAGGCGAGTCTCGTTTTCTCCAGCTTAGTCAAGTTGAGTTCTATGGCTATGATTACAATGAGTACCAAAACTATAGCTATGATGATTGCGAACAAAGATGCTTGGAACTGGATAACTGCAAGGGGTTTCAGTACACATTTGCTTCTGGTGTTTATAAATGTAATCCCAAGACGCAGTTGCGAAGTGGGCACAGCTGGAACACTCAAGGTTACTTCTATCTGAGACTGCCGAAGGCCCACCTCTTTTCTAACATAGACATCAATCCAATGAAGAACCTTGGGTTAAGTTGCACAGAAAAAGTTGTTGATCTCGAGAGGGAGTATGTTAAAAATCGAGTCAGTAAGCCGGTGAGGTTCCTGCTCTGGTTTGCCTGTGGAGTTGGGGGTGTTGAAATCATTTGTATTGTTCTGGTTTGGGGTTTGTTGAAATCAAACGAGGATATTCATGGCTATGCTGTTACTGCAACCGGGTTCAAAAGGTTCGGCTACGCTGAGCTCAAGACTGCGACTCGGGGTTTCAGTGAAGAAATTGGAAGAGGCGCAGGAGGAGTTGTTTACAAAGGTGTATTGGCTGATCAGCGAGTGGCAGCGATTAAGGTACTCTACGAAGCTAATCAAGGAGAAGCAGAATTTCTAGCAGAAGCTAGTACTATTGGGAAGGTGAATCATATGAACTTGATAGAGATGTGGGGATATTGCTCAGAGGGAAAGCACAGGATTCTTGTTTATGAGTACATGGAGCATGGTTCCTTGGCACAAAAGTTAGCTTCCAATGTGCTTGATTGGGAGAAGAGGTTTGATATTGCTGTAGGCACTGCAAAAGGTCTAGCTTATTTGCATGAAGAGTGCTTGGAGTGGGTTTTACACTGTGATGTTAAGCCTCAAAACATATTGTTGGACTCCAATTACCAACCAAAAGTTGCAGATTTCGGCCTCTCCAAGCTACTTAACAGAGATGAGCTGAAAAATTCAAGCTTTTCAAGAATACGAGGAACCAGAGGTTACATTGCTCCAGAATGGGTGTATAATCTTCCCATCACATCCAAAGTGGATGTGTACAGCTATGGAGTGGTTGTGTTGGAGATGGTGACCGGAAAGAACCCGACAATGGTGATGGAAATGAGTGATGCTGAGCAGAGAAGACTAATTACGTGGGTGAGGGAGAAACTAAATGGAACTGATAATATTACGTCCAGGATGGGAGAGATCATAGACCCCTCATTTGAAGATAACTACGATGTCGAAAAGATGGAAATTCTGTTAACAATAGCTTTACATTGTGTTGAAGAAGACAAAGATTCACGACCAAGCATGAGTCAAGTCGTTGAGAGACTTCTACACCACGGCAAAGATTCTTAG